A genomic segment from Bradyrhizobium sp. ISRA430 encodes:
- a CDS encoding single-stranded DNA-binding protein has protein sequence MAGSINKVILVGNLGKDPEIRRTQDGRPIANLSIATSETWRDKATGERKEKTEWHRVVIFNEGLAKVAEQYLKKGSKVYVEGALQTRKWTDQSGVEKYSTEVVLQGFNSNLTMLDGRGGGGGGNFGEEPGGDFGSSGPVSSAPRRPVAAGGGRNSDMDDDIPF, from the coding sequence ATGGCGGGAAGCATCAACAAGGTCATTCTGGTCGGAAATCTCGGCAAGGATCCGGAAATCCGCCGCACCCAGGACGGGCGACCGATCGCAAATCTGTCGATCGCGACCTCGGAAACCTGGCGGGACAAGGCGACCGGCGAGCGCAAGGAAAAGACCGAGTGGCACCGCGTGGTGATCTTCAACGAGGGGCTCGCCAAGGTCGCCGAACAGTACCTGAAGAAGGGCTCGAAGGTTTACGTCGAGGGCGCGCTCCAGACCCGCAAATGGACCGATCAGAGCGGGGTGGAGAAATACTCCACCGAAGTCGTGCTCCAGGGCTTCAACTCGAACCTCACCATGCTCGACGGCCGTGGCGGCGGAGGAGGCGGCAACTTCGGCGAGGAGCCGGGCGGCGACTTCGGCTCCAGCGGTCCGGTCAGCAGCGCTCCGCGCCGTCCTGTGGCCGCTGGCGGCGGTCGCAACAGCGACATGGATGACGACATCCCGTTCTGA
- a CDS encoding DUF2306 domain-containing protein has protein sequence MSLAPLLEAAPAIPLHAFAAMAAFGLGLVQFAAPKGTLPHRTIGWIWVVLMVVVAASSFWIHQIRLVGPFSPIHLLSIFTLVVLPLAVWRAHTHRVADHRRMMIFIFTGALVVAGLFTLVPGRIMHRVIFGA, from the coding sequence ATGAGCCTCGCGCCACTGCTTGAGGCCGCGCCGGCCATTCCGCTGCATGCCTTCGCGGCCATGGCCGCGTTCGGGCTTGGCCTCGTTCAGTTCGCGGCGCCCAAGGGCACGCTGCCGCATCGGACGATCGGCTGGATCTGGGTCGTCCTGATGGTCGTCGTGGCCGCGTCGTCATTCTGGATCCACCAGATCCGGCTGGTTGGCCCGTTCAGCCCGATCCATCTCCTGTCGATCTTCACGCTGGTGGTGCTGCCACTGGCGGTGTGGCGCGCCCATACTCATCGCGTCGCCGATCATCGCCGGATGATGATCTTCATCTTTACCGGCGCGCTGGTGGTGGCGGGCCTGTTCACGCTGGTGCCCGGACGCATCATGCACCGTGTGATTTTCGGCGCTTGA
- the gyrA gene encoding DNA gyrase subunit A, which produces MADDDNKPGDQPAQPSDIRPVSIYEEMKKSYLDYAMSVIVARALPDARDGLKPVHRRILFAMNNRGDTPDKKHKKSAGAVGEVMGKYHPHGDQAIYDALVRMAQDFSMRAPLIDGQGNFGSVDGDPPAAMRYTESRLTKIALKLLEDIDDDTVDFQDNYDGSEKEPVVLPARFPNLLVNGAGGIAVGMATNIPPHNLGEVIDACVALIDNPSLTIDELNNIIPGPDFPTGGIILGRQGIRSAYHLGRGSIVMRGKVEFETIRKEREAIVITEIPYQVNKATMVERIAELYKEKKIEGISDLRDESDRDGYRVVVELKRDAMPDVVLNQLYKFTPLQTSFGVNAVALDSGRPQTMNLKDMLTIFVGFREQVVTRRTKYKLRKARERAHEQVGLAIAVANIDEIIRVIRTSPTPAAARETLMTRDWPARDVEDIITLIDDPRHRINADGTIRLSMEQARAILELRLARLTALGRDEIGDELSKLAGEIGDYLDILRSRARILDIIKAELAEVKAEFATPRRTVIMEQEGEVEDEDLIQREDMVVTVSHAGYVKRVPLSAYRAQRRGGKGRAGMQTRDEDFVSRLFVASTHTPVLFFSSRGQVYKEKVWRLPMAAPNARGKALINILPLEQGERITTIMPLPEDESTWGQLDVMFATTGGNVRRNKLSDFVDVRRSGIIAMKLEEGEAIVDVQICTERDDVLLTAAGGQCIRFPVTDVRVFTGRTSMGVRGIALAGGDKVISLAILRHVETTSDERSAYLKMRRAVAGESAAEETADAEAEETSGSFQLPQERYVEMSAQEQVVLTVSVNGYGKRTSSYEYRTTGRGGKGIVAMSVNNRNGNLVASFPVEEADQIMLVTDKGQLIRCPVEGIRIAGRSTQGVIVFDTAEDEHVVSVEHITEETENGNGENGNGSAA; this is translated from the coding sequence TTGGCTGACGACGACAACAAGCCCGGCGACCAGCCGGCGCAACCCTCGGACATTCGCCCCGTTTCCATCTACGAGGAGATGAAGAAGTCCTATCTCGATTACGCGATGAGCGTGATCGTGGCGCGTGCGCTGCCCGATGCGCGCGACGGGTTGAAGCCGGTGCATCGCCGCATCCTGTTCGCGATGAACAATCGCGGCGATACTCCGGACAAGAAGCATAAGAAGTCCGCCGGTGCCGTCGGCGAGGTCATGGGTAAATACCACCCGCATGGCGACCAGGCGATCTACGACGCGCTGGTACGCATGGCGCAGGACTTCTCGATGCGCGCGCCGCTGATCGACGGGCAGGGCAATTTCGGCTCCGTCGACGGCGATCCGCCGGCGGCCATGCGTTACACCGAGTCCCGCCTGACCAAGATCGCGCTGAAGCTGCTCGAGGACATCGACGACGATACCGTCGATTTCCAGGACAACTATGACGGTTCCGAGAAAGAGCCGGTGGTGCTGCCGGCCAGGTTCCCGAACCTGCTGGTCAACGGTGCCGGCGGCATCGCGGTCGGCATGGCCACCAACATCCCACCGCACAATCTGGGCGAGGTGATCGACGCTTGCGTGGCGCTGATCGACAATCCGTCGCTTACCATCGACGAGCTCAACAACATCATCCCGGGTCCGGATTTCCCGACCGGCGGCATCATTCTCGGACGCCAGGGCATCCGCAGCGCATATCATCTTGGCCGCGGCTCCATCGTGATGCGCGGCAAGGTCGAGTTCGAGACGATCCGCAAGGAGCGCGAGGCGATCGTCATCACCGAGATTCCGTATCAGGTGAACAAGGCGACAATGGTGGAGCGCATCGCCGAGCTCTACAAGGAAAAGAAGATCGAGGGCATTTCCGACCTGCGCGACGAGTCCGACCGCGACGGCTACCGCGTCGTCGTCGAGCTCAAGCGCGATGCCATGCCCGACGTGGTGCTGAACCAGCTCTATAAGTTCACGCCGCTGCAGACCTCTTTCGGCGTCAACGCCGTCGCGCTCGACTCCGGCCGTCCGCAGACGATGAACCTGAAGGACATGCTGACGATCTTCGTCGGCTTCCGCGAGCAGGTCGTGACGCGCCGGACCAAATACAAGCTGCGCAAGGCGCGCGAAAGGGCGCACGAGCAGGTCGGCCTTGCGATTGCGGTCGCCAATATCGACGAGATCATCCGTGTGATCCGGACCTCGCCCACGCCGGCTGCCGCGCGCGAGACGCTGATGACGCGCGACTGGCCCGCGCGGGACGTCGAGGACATCATCACGCTGATCGACGATCCCCGTCACCGCATCAACGCGGACGGTACGATCCGCTTGTCGATGGAGCAGGCCAGGGCGATTCTGGAACTGCGCCTCGCGCGCCTCACCGCACTTGGCCGCGACGAGATCGGCGACGAGCTGTCCAAGCTCGCCGGTGAGATCGGCGACTACCTCGACATCCTGCGCTCGCGCGCCCGCATCCTCGACATCATCAAGGCTGAGCTTGCCGAGGTGAAGGCGGAGTTCGCCACGCCGCGCCGCACCGTGATCATGGAGCAGGAAGGCGAGGTCGAGGACGAGGACCTGATCCAGCGCGAGGACATGGTCGTCACGGTCTCACACGCCGGCTACGTCAAGCGCGTGCCGCTGTCGGCCTATCGGGCGCAGCGCCGCGGCGGCAAGGGCCGCGCCGGCATGCAGACCCGCGACGAGGATTTCGTCAGCCGCCTGTTCGTGGCCTCCACGCATACGCCCGTGCTGTTCTTCTCCTCGCGCGGCCAGGTCTACAAGGAGAAGGTCTGGCGCCTGCCGATGGCGGCTCCGAATGCGCGCGGCAAGGCGCTGATCAACATCCTGCCGCTGGAGCAGGGCGAGCGCATCACCACCATCATGCCGCTGCCGGAGGATGAATCCACCTGGGGGCAGCTCGACGTGATGTTCGCCACCACCGGCGGCAACGTCCGGCGCAACAAGCTGTCCGACTTCGTCGACGTGCGCCGCTCCGGCATCATCGCCATGAAGCTGGAGGAGGGCGAAGCGATCGTCGACGTGCAGATCTGCACCGAGCGCGACGACGTGCTGCTCACCGCCGCCGGCGGCCAGTGCATCCGTTTCCCCGTCACCGACGTGCGCGTGTTCACCGGGCGCACCTCGATGGGCGTGCGCGGCATTGCGCTCGCCGGCGGCGACAAGGTCATCTCGCTGGCGATCCTGCGCCATGTCGAGACCACCTCGGACGAGCGCTCGGCTTACCTGAAGATGCGCCGCGCGGTGGCCGGTGAAAGCGCCGCCGAGGAGACGGCGGATGCCGAGGCCGAGGAGACGTCCGGCAGCTTCCAGCTTCCGCAGGAACGCTATGTCGAGATGTCGGCGCAGGAGCAGGTCGTGCTCACAGTGTCCGTCAACGGCTATGGCAAGCGGACCTCGTCCTACGAGTACCGCACCACGGGCCGCGGCGGCAAAGGCATCGTCGCGATGAGCGTCAATAACCGCAACGGCAATCTGGTGGCGTCCTTCCCGGTGGAAGAGGCCGACCAGATCATGCTGGTCACCGACAAGGGCCAGCTCATCCGCTGCCCGGTCGAGGGCATTCGCATCGCCGGGCGCTCGACGCAGGGCGTGATCGTGTTCGACACCGCCGAGGACGAGCACGTGGTCTCGGTCGAGCACATCACGGAAGAGACCGAGAACGGCAACGGCGAGAACGGGAACGGCAGCGCGGCCTAG
- a CDS encoding alpha/beta hydrolase produces MMTLRAEMLRLGIRMFLKRHHQPFDVGTWRAKMHRMERWVPHPPASTETSVVRAGRLTLHRIATPASRPRRNLLYLHGGAYISGAPIYYRHFTWRIANATRSTVWALEYRLAPEHPFPAALDDAVAGFLWLASETSAPGELFVMGDSAGGGLALCLLMRLRDERKPLPAAAVAMSPWTDLALTAPSLTENAASDPMLNVHDIPEFVRCYLAGAYACSPYASPLYGDASGLPPVLIHVGSDEILRDDAVRMADKLKQCNPRSRLEVWPRMPHVFQLFVPVLPEAHAAIAQIGEFISDLRCEVTLPASRPA; encoded by the coding sequence ATGATGACCCTTCGCGCCGAAATGCTGCGCCTCGGCATCCGCATGTTCCTGAAACGCCACCATCAGCCTTTCGATGTCGGGACGTGGCGGGCGAAAATGCATCGCATGGAGCGATGGGTGCCACATCCGCCAGCCAGCACCGAGACGAGCGTCGTGCGGGCCGGCCGCCTCACACTACACCGGATCGCCACGCCGGCGTCGCGACCGCGGCGCAACCTGCTCTATCTCCATGGAGGGGCCTACATCTCGGGCGCACCGATCTACTATCGCCACTTCACCTGGCGCATTGCCAATGCGACCCGGTCGACGGTCTGGGCGCTTGAATATCGCCTTGCACCCGAACATCCGTTTCCCGCCGCCCTGGACGATGCCGTGGCGGGCTTTCTCTGGCTCGCCAGCGAAACGAGCGCCCCCGGCGAACTGTTCGTAATGGGTGATTCAGCCGGTGGAGGATTGGCGCTGTGCCTTCTCATGAGGTTGCGTGACGAACGTAAGCCGCTTCCAGCGGCAGCGGTTGCCATGTCGCCCTGGACTGATCTTGCGCTCACCGCGCCCTCGTTGACCGAGAATGCCGCGTCAGATCCGATGTTGAATGTGCATGATATTCCGGAATTCGTGCGCTGCTATCTCGCAGGCGCCTACGCGTGTAGCCCCTATGCATCGCCGCTCTATGGCGACGCATCCGGGCTTCCGCCGGTGCTGATTCACGTCGGCAGCGACGAGATATTGCGGGATGATGCGGTCCGCATGGCCGACAAGCTGAAACAGTGTAATCCGCGGAGCCGGCTGGAGGTCTGGCCGCGCATGCCGCACGTCTTCCAGCTCTTCGTCCCCGTGCTGCCGGAAGCCCATGCTGCCATCGCGCAGATCGGAGAATTCATCTCCGACCTGCGATGCGAGGTAACTTTGCCGGCTTCGCGGCCGGCCTAG
- a CDS encoding ABC transporter ATP-binding protein yields the protein MNETIIEAAEIKKTLGRGASEVKALRGIDMTLRRGEFTLLMGPSGSGKTTLLLILGCMLAPSSGTLTVCGMPTSGVDKEGLAKMRRDHIGFVFQSYHLFPTLTAAQNVQLALDIRRERGRKASERALEALSMVGLEQKADTLPGELSGGEQQRVAIARAFVANPSVILADEPTAALDGNNGRSIMRILADTAHQRERAVLVVTHDPRVIPFADRIVEIEDGLLVDTESGGPGRLHLPKAAAFRS from the coding sequence ATGAACGAAACCATCATTGAGGCTGCCGAAATCAAGAAAACGCTTGGCCGTGGCGCCAGTGAGGTGAAGGCGCTGCGCGGTATCGACATGACGCTGCGGCGCGGCGAGTTCACACTGCTGATGGGGCCGTCCGGCAGCGGCAAGACGACGCTGCTTCTCATTCTCGGATGCATGCTGGCACCAAGTTCGGGCACGCTCACCGTCTGCGGCATGCCCACGTCCGGTGTCGACAAGGAGGGACTGGCCAAAATGAGGCGCGACCATATCGGCTTTGTGTTCCAGTCCTATCATCTGTTTCCGACGCTGACCGCCGCGCAGAACGTGCAACTCGCCCTCGACATCCGTCGCGAGCGTGGGCGCAAAGCCAGCGAACGAGCCTTGGAAGCTCTCAGCATGGTTGGTCTGGAGCAGAAGGCCGATACGTTGCCGGGCGAACTCAGCGGCGGCGAGCAGCAGAGGGTCGCGATAGCGCGAGCCTTTGTCGCCAATCCCTCGGTCATTCTCGCCGACGAGCCAACCGCTGCGCTCGACGGCAATAACGGGCGAAGCATCATGCGGATTCTGGCTGACACCGCACATCAGCGCGAGCGCGCCGTGCTCGTCGTCACCCATGATCCCCGGGTCATTCCCTTTGCGGATCGCATCGTCGAGATCGAGGACGGCCTCCTGGTCGACACCGAATCCGGCGGACCCGGGCGGCTGCATTTGCCGAAGGCGGCCGCATTCAGGTCGTAA
- a CDS encoding ABC transporter permease, whose protein sequence is MSLVPTLASRNLFHDRLRFLATLVGIVFSVVLVMIQMGLFLGFGRMVTTMIDHASADLWVLPKGAKCFEDPSLLDAKLRDKVASVDGVASVVPLVIGFSDWRLESGEITPIFVVGADLRDGILGPWNVVEGDVRALSQNGAVVVDRSYHDRLGVSEVGSTAEIRGRRVKIVALTDGIRSFTTTPYIFVDLKNARTYTGTFPDRASNLVVRLKPDANRDTVLKAVRARVGEHEVLTTDEFRSRSRSFWLFGTGAGAALFAGALLGVIVGTVIVAQTLYSSTKDHLSEFATLRAMGSSNGYIYGVIIYQALLNAVIGFVLATAIGAVVVEMTAKSALPIVITPWLIAALFVLTVVMCVASAIGAIVRVVRIDPATVFMR, encoded by the coding sequence ATGTCACTGGTCCCGACACTCGCGTCCCGCAATCTGTTCCACGATCGCCTGCGTTTTCTCGCGACGCTCGTTGGAATCGTCTTTTCGGTCGTGCTGGTGATGATCCAGATGGGCCTGTTCCTGGGATTCGGTCGCATGGTGACGACGATGATCGACCATGCGTCAGCCGATCTCTGGGTGTTACCGAAGGGAGCGAAATGCTTTGAGGACCCCTCGCTGCTGGATGCGAAGCTACGCGACAAGGTCGCGTCCGTCGATGGCGTCGCCTCTGTGGTCCCGCTAGTCATCGGCTTCTCGGACTGGCGCCTCGAGAGCGGCGAGATAACACCCATCTTTGTTGTCGGCGCCGATCTGCGTGATGGAATCCTGGGGCCATGGAACGTAGTCGAGGGCGACGTCCGCGCGCTGTCGCAAAATGGAGCCGTGGTCGTCGACCGCTCCTACCACGATCGCCTCGGCGTCTCCGAAGTCGGATCGACGGCCGAGATCCGCGGCCGCCGCGTGAAGATCGTGGCCTTGACCGACGGCATCCGCTCCTTCACCACGACACCCTATATCTTCGTGGACCTGAAAAACGCCCGCACCTACACTGGAACCTTTCCTGACCGCGCCAGCAATCTCGTCGTTCGCCTCAAGCCCGACGCCAATCGCGACACAGTCCTTAAGGCCGTCCGGGCTCGGGTTGGTGAGCATGAGGTGCTTACGACAGATGAATTCCGCAGCCGTAGCCGCTCGTTCTGGCTGTTCGGGACGGGCGCGGGCGCTGCGCTGTTTGCCGGCGCATTGCTCGGAGTGATCGTCGGCACCGTCATCGTCGCGCAAACCCTCTATTCGAGCACCAAGGATCACCTCAGCGAATTCGCCACCCTGCGCGCAATGGGTTCGTCGAATGGATATATCTACGGGGTCATCATCTATCAGGCGCTCCTCAATGCGGTCATCGGCTTCGTCCTTGCGACTGCGATTGGCGCCGTCGTTGTTGAGATGACTGCCAAGAGCGCGTTGCCGATCGTCATCACGCCCTGGCTGATTGCAGCTCTGTTTGTGCTGACGGTCGTCATGTGCGTGGCATCGGCGATCGGCGCAATCGTGCGTGTGGTGCGCATCGATCCAGCAACGGTATTCATGCGATGA
- a CDS encoding acyltransferase — MPNARRHSSACLRDRWWSSERRSRSSRRVARTRQQQCAQRRYADTGCDKIPGQRARGRPSAGGVGFSKTASSRGSVGEKSSTPNLEQGELRFGWFWRDQILGWCSTMNSGANATLSNLRAVVILIVVAFHSALPYLASQPLHPFAFDSPPYRWIAFPIIDRERWFGLDLFCAWQDVSLMSLMFLLAGLFAPRGLIRKGAAAYLASRWWRIGLPFVLAVAFLSPVAYYASYLTTATDPSPAAFWQHWRALPMWPSGPQWFLWQLLLLSALAAALHEFAPSWPRAASLIVARCDDRPLLFFAGLTSLSALAYVPLAMIFTPWEWTFFGPLSFQLSRPLHYLLYFSAGFAIGGYGCDRSVFRTDGPLARRWPAWVAAAFACFAVWGVLTSLTMPDWNASPPADRLAAAFAFPVACATGVIAFVASSLALLRRRSALVDSLSVNAYGIYLTHYPFVLWLQYALLDTSLNAVAKATFVLVAALALSWAASGFLTASVRLLVHRHSGLPSKSAISDQPR, encoded by the coding sequence ATGCCGAACGCTCGGCGGCATTCTTCGGCGTGCCTACGGGACAGGTGGTGGAGTTCGGAACGGAGATCGAGATCTAGCCGACGCGTTGCTCGCACGCGGCAACAACAATGCGCGCAGCGTCGCTACGCCGACACCGGTTGCGACAAGATCCCAGGCCAACGAGCACGCGGGCGCCCGAGCGCTGGAGGCGTGGGATTCAGCAAAACAGCGTCCAGCCGCGGATCGGTTGGTGAAAAAAGCTCCACGCCGAATTTGGAACAAGGTGAGCTGCGTTTCGGTTGGTTCTGGCGAGACCAAATCCTCGGCTGGTGCTCCACCATGAACTCTGGCGCCAACGCCACACTCAGCAACTTGCGCGCCGTCGTCATCCTGATCGTGGTCGCCTTCCATTCGGCCCTTCCCTACCTCGCCTCGCAACCGCTGCATCCGTTTGCTTTCGACTCACCGCCCTATCGGTGGATCGCGTTTCCGATCATCGACCGCGAGCGCTGGTTCGGGCTCGACCTGTTCTGCGCATGGCAAGACGTCAGCTTGATGTCGCTGATGTTCCTTTTGGCGGGCCTGTTCGCCCCGCGAGGCCTCATCCGCAAGGGCGCCGCCGCCTATCTCGCGTCGCGGTGGTGGCGAATTGGATTGCCCTTCGTCCTCGCGGTCGCTTTTCTCAGTCCGGTGGCGTACTACGCGTCGTATCTGACGACCGCGACCGATCCATCGCCTGCGGCGTTTTGGCAGCACTGGCGCGCTTTGCCGATGTGGCCCTCGGGCCCGCAATGGTTCTTGTGGCAGCTTCTGCTGCTCAGCGCGCTAGCTGCTGCACTGCATGAATTCGCGCCATCATGGCCACGGGCCGCGAGCCTAATCGTCGCCAGGTGCGACGATCGTCCGCTGCTCTTTTTTGCAGGCCTGACAAGTCTGTCGGCGCTGGCCTATGTCCCGCTGGCCATGATCTTTACGCCCTGGGAATGGACCTTTTTCGGCCCATTGTCTTTCCAGCTAAGCCGCCCGCTGCACTATCTTCTCTATTTTTCCGCAGGATTTGCCATCGGCGGCTACGGCTGTGATCGCAGTGTCTTCCGCACCGATGGCCCGCTCGCGCGCCGCTGGCCAGCCTGGGTGGCAGCAGCATTCGCCTGCTTTGCGGTATGGGGCGTGTTGACCTCGCTGACGATGCCGGACTGGAATGCCAGCCCGCCGGCAGATCGCCTCGCCGCGGCTTTCGCCTTTCCCGTTGCGTGCGCAACAGGAGTTATCGCTTTCGTGGCGAGTTCGCTGGCATTGTTGCGTCGCCGTTCGGCGCTCGTCGACAGCCTTTCGGTCAATGCCTACGGCATCTACCTCACGCATTACCCGTTTGTGTTGTGGCTGCAATATGCCCTGCTCGACACGAGCCTGAATGCCGTCGCCAAGGCCACGTTCGTCCTCGTCGCGGCGCTGGCCCTAAGCTGGGCCGCAAGCGGATTCCTGACCGCGAGCGTGAGACTGCTGGTCCACCGGCATTCCGGACTCCCGAGCAAGAGCGCAATCTCAGATCAACCTCGATGA
- a CDS encoding KUP/HAK/KT family potassium transporter, giving the protein MTLGALGVVYGDIGTSPLYALKEAAKAAAHGGTVTHDAVLGVASLILWALLLIISLKYALLILRADNRGEGGIVALLALLHARHAQPGTWRAQLLVVGLVGAALLYGDGAITPAISVLSAIEGLKVDAPSLAPVVVPVTIAILVGLFMMQKQGAGFIGRIFGPVMLAWFVVLAALGIHGIVKAPAVLAALSPLYAFEFLIHQDFHVSFAILGSAFLAVTGGEAMYADMGHFGRFPIRLAWFAVCLPALVLNYFGQAALLITDPGMLENPFFQLCPDALHYPLVAFSAVATVIASQAIISGVFSLTQQSIQLGFLPRMQIRHTTSHAMGQIYVPLVNWLLAAATLGAVLSFGTSDALAGAYGIAVSLLMAITTLLAALVAIQWGYSPWLVVAVNGFFFAIDVVFFSANSIKLFEGGWFPLLLAGLVAFLMLTWRGGVKLVEAARGKLRQPEEDLIETAVNKCRARLPGTAVFLASAAKGVPLALTQFVKHNRVLHERVLLVTVLIEESPHIADEERAEVNEIIPGITRVVLHYGFMQNPTIYEGLKLACRQGKLPGVDLSDITYYVGRETIIPREDVPGMWVWREGLFSFLQRNAERSAAFFGVPTGQVVEFGTEIEI; this is encoded by the coding sequence ATGACCCTGGGCGCCCTCGGGGTGGTCTATGGCGATATCGGCACCAGCCCCCTCTACGCCCTGAAGGAAGCCGCCAAGGCGGCCGCCCATGGCGGCACCGTGACTCACGACGCAGTGCTGGGGGTTGCGTCTCTCATCCTCTGGGCGCTGCTGCTGATCATCTCGCTGAAATATGCGCTGCTGATCCTGCGCGCGGACAACCGCGGCGAAGGCGGCATCGTCGCGCTCTTGGCGCTGCTGCATGCCCGTCATGCCCAGCCCGGCACCTGGCGCGCGCAGCTTCTAGTGGTCGGCCTCGTTGGCGCGGCGCTGCTCTACGGCGATGGCGCGATCACACCGGCGATCTCCGTGCTGAGTGCCATCGAAGGCCTCAAGGTCGATGCGCCCTCGTTGGCGCCGGTCGTGGTGCCCGTGACCATCGCCATCCTGGTTGGGCTGTTCATGATGCAGAAGCAGGGCGCCGGCTTCATCGGCCGCATCTTCGGTCCGGTGATGCTCGCCTGGTTCGTGGTGCTGGCAGCGCTCGGCATCCATGGCATCGTCAAGGCGCCGGCGGTGCTCGCTGCGCTCAGCCCGCTCTATGCCTTCGAATTCCTGATCCATCAGGATTTCCACGTCTCCTTTGCGATTCTCGGCTCGGCCTTCCTGGCCGTGACCGGCGGTGAGGCCATGTATGCCGACATGGGGCATTTCGGCCGCTTTCCGATCCGGCTCGCCTGGTTCGCCGTCTGCCTGCCCGCGCTGGTGCTGAACTATTTCGGCCAGGCCGCGCTGTTGATCACGGATCCGGGCATGCTCGAGAATCCATTCTTCCAGCTCTGCCCCGACGCACTGCATTATCCACTGGTTGCGTTCTCGGCGGTCGCGACCGTGATCGCCTCGCAGGCGATCATCTCAGGCGTGTTCTCGCTGACCCAGCAGTCGATCCAGCTCGGCTTCTTGCCGCGCATGCAGATCCGACACACCACGAGCCACGCGATGGGTCAGATCTACGTGCCGCTGGTGAATTGGCTGCTCGCCGCCGCAACGCTGGGCGCCGTCCTGAGCTTCGGCACATCGGATGCGCTCGCCGGCGCCTATGGCATCGCGGTCTCGCTCCTGATGGCGATCACGACGCTGCTCGCAGCGCTCGTGGCGATCCAATGGGGCTATTCGCCCTGGCTCGTGGTCGCGGTCAACGGCTTCTTCTTCGCGATCGACGTGGTCTTCTTCTCGGCCAATTCGATCAAGCTGTTCGAGGGCGGCTGGTTTCCGCTGCTGCTCGCCGGACTCGTCGCCTTCCTGATGCTGACCTGGCGCGGCGGCGTGAAGCTGGTCGAGGCCGCACGCGGCAAGCTGCGCCAGCCGGAAGAGGACCTGATCGAGACGGCGGTCAACAAGTGCCGCGCGAGGTTGCCCGGCACCGCCGTATTTCTGGCGTCCGCGGCGAAAGGCGTGCCGCTGGCGCTGACGCAGTTCGTCAAGCACAACCGCGTCCTGCACGAACGCGTACTGCTCGTCACCGTGCTGATCGAGGAATCCCCGCACATCGCCGACGAGGAGCGTGCCGAGGTGAACGAGATCATTCCCGGCATCACCCGCGTGGTCCTGCATTACGGCTTCATGCAGAACCCCACAATCTACGAGGGCCTGAAGCTCGCCTGCCGCCAGGGCAAGCTGCCCGGCGTCGACCTCTCCGACATCACCTATTACGTCGGCCGCGAGACAATCATCCCGCGTGAAGACGTTCCGGGCATGTGGGTGTGGCGCGAGGGCCTGTTCTCCTTCCTCCAGCGCAATGCCGAACGCTCGGCGGCATTCTTCGGCGTGCCTACGGGACAGGTGGTGGAGTTCGGAACGGAGATCGAGATCTAG
- the coaD gene encoding pantetheine-phosphate adenylyltransferase encodes MSRIAFYPGSFDPITNGHLDVVRHAVPLCDRLVVAIGVHPGKKPLFSTEERLKMLHDVCDPVAAKAGCILEATTFDDLSVTAARKHGATIMIRGLRDGTDLDYEMQLAGMNEAMAPEVHTVFLPASPVVRPITATLVRQIAGMGGDVSAFVPPLVAALLKAKFAG; translated from the coding sequence ATGTCGCGCATCGCCTTCTACCCAGGTTCCTTCGACCCGATCACCAATGGCCATCTGGACGTGGTCCGGCACGCCGTTCCGCTGTGCGACCGGCTGGTTGTCGCCATTGGCGTGCACCCCGGCAAGAAGCCGCTGTTCTCGACCGAGGAGCGTCTGAAGATGCTTCACGATGTCTGCGATCCCGTGGCGGCGAAGGCCGGCTGCATTCTCGAAGCGACGACGTTCGACGATCTTTCGGTGACCGCTGCGCGCAAACATGGCGCGACGATCATGATCCGGGGCCTGCGTGACGGCACCGACCTCGACTACGAGATGCAGCTCGCCGGCATGAATGAGGCGATGGCGCCCGAGGTGCACACGGTCTTCCTGCCGGCCTCACCCGTGGTCCGCCCGATCACCGCCACACTGGTGCGCCAGATCGCCGGCATGGGCGGGGACGTTTCGGCCTTCGTACCGCCGCTGGTTGCGGCATTGCTCAAGGCAAAGTTCGCCGGCTGA